The Coleofasciculus chthonoplastes PCC 7420 genome includes a region encoding these proteins:
- the sufD gene encoding Fe-S cluster assembly protein SufD, producing the protein MSIQLSAKPEISYLKALLDQCRQDEPIVGGQLNATIGQLRDQAAAIVEELAMPTRRDEEWRFTDLSPLLAVNFQGVEAFFEQFLQHLDLTSLTLPETPDSRLVFVNGVYAPDLSSVRGLPEGVYVGNLAGLPNAYQERIPNYLGKQQAASDVFAALNTSGLTDAAVVWIPKATIVETPIHLLFISTTDDVPVICQPRCLVVAEPGSVVNLIEHYAANVEGCPDIPVNRPYFNNQVTEIWIEDDAQVIHTRNQREAIDGFHIGKTAVTQARNSRYTCNAISLGARLSRHNLEIVQTGEATETTLKGLTMIGGEQVADTHSAVLLNHPHGMTNQLHKCIIDDRAHGVFNGKVFVPQAAQFTNAAQLNRNLLLSAKARVNTKPQLEITADQVKCSHGATVSQLDPEDVFYLQSRGLNETNARNLLIDAFVAEILQRIPVDSLRQRLSQCAMCRTM; encoded by the coding sequence ATGAGTATACAACTATCTGCAAAACCGGAAATTTCCTATTTAAAGGCGTTATTAGACCAATGTCGCCAAGATGAACCCATCGTCGGGGGACAATTAAACGCCACTATCGGGCAACTGCGTGACCAAGCGGCGGCGATTGTGGAAGAATTAGCCATGCCCACCCGTCGGGATGAAGAATGGCGGTTTACGGATTTGTCGCCGTTATTGGCGGTGAATTTTCAAGGGGTTGAGGCGTTTTTTGAACAATTCCTGCAACACTTAGACTTAACCTCCCTCACCCTACCCGAAACCCCGGATAGTCGGTTAGTTTTTGTCAATGGGGTGTATGCGCCGGATTTATCGTCGGTGAGGGGATTACCTGAAGGCGTATATGTGGGGAATTTGGCAGGTTTACCCAATGCGTATCAGGAACGAATCCCCAATTATTTAGGTAAACAACAAGCTGCGTCTGATGTTTTCGCCGCCCTGAATACATCGGGACTCACGGATGCGGCGGTGGTGTGGATACCTAAAGCAACAATTGTCGAGACACCGATTCATCTGCTGTTTATTTCCACCACTGACGACGTACCTGTAATATGCCAACCGCGCTGTCTAGTGGTTGCTGAACCTGGTTCGGTGGTGAATCTGATTGAACATTACGCAGCGAATGTAGAAGGATGTCCTGATATTCCGGTAAATCGTCCTTATTTCAATAACCAAGTGACGGAGATTTGGATTGAGGATGACGCCCAGGTTATCCATACCCGGAATCAGCGAGAAGCGATTGATGGGTTCCACATTGGTAAAACAGCCGTCACCCAAGCCCGGAATAGCCGCTATACCTGTAACGCGATTAGTTTAGGGGCGAGACTATCCCGACATAATCTAGAAATCGTGCAAACCGGTGAGGCGACGGAAACCACACTGAAGGGTTTAACCATGATTGGTGGGGAACAGGTAGCCGATACCCACAGTGCGGTGCTATTGAATCATCCTCATGGCATGACCAACCAGTTGCACAAATGTATCATAGATGACCGGGCGCACGGAGTCTTCAATGGTAAGGTTTTCGTGCCGCAAGCGGCTCAATTTACTAATGCGGCTCAATTGAATCGCAATTTATTGCTTTCGGCGAAAGCCCGTGTAAATACCAAACCGCAATTGGAAATTACGGCAGACCAAGTAAAATGTTCTCACGGTGCGACGGTGAGTCAATTAGACCCGGAGGATGTATTCTATTTACAAAGTCGGGGACTAAATGAAACCAATGCCCGAAATCTGTTAATTGATGCTTTTGTAGCGGAGATTCTCCAACGGATTCCTGTGGACTCCCTGCGGCAAAGACTGTCTCAATGTGCGATGTGTAGAACAATGTAG
- a CDS encoding Uma2 family endonuclease, whose translation MLISLTLAEQRTVLDNISWQTFEALLVETGADRGYRFAYDGGTLEIMTPRFDYENHKANLGNFIVALAEELDIEIKSAGSTTLKREIVQRGIEPDNCYYIQNELAVRGRQNIDLETDPPPDLAIEIDITSSCVDKLGIYSALGVPEIWRYNGRVLRFYRRVKGQYVECESSLAFPLISVNVNEMSRFLQQSKTMGEIALLKAFRAWVRENL comes from the coding sequence ATGTTGATAAGCTTAACTTTAGCTGAACAACGAACTGTCCTGGACAATATTAGCTGGCAAACTTTTGAAGCGTTATTGGTAGAAACGGGTGCAGACAGGGGGTATCGGTTTGCTTATGACGGCGGCACGTTGGAAATTATGACGCCTCGTTTTGATTATGAAAATCATAAGGCAAATTTGGGTAATTTTATTGTTGCATTAGCCGAAGAGTTAGATATTGAGATTAAAAGTGCTGGTTCGACAACGCTGAAACGAGAAATAGTCCAGCGGGGAATAGAACCTGATAATTGTTATTATATCCAAAATGAACTCGCTGTTCGAGGTCGGCAAAACATTGATTTAGAAACTGATCCGCCGCCTGATTTAGCGATTGAAATTGATATTACTAGCAGTTGTGTGGATAAGTTGGGGATTTACTCGGCGCTAGGTGTCCCTGAAATTTGGCGGTATAATGGGCGAGTTTTGCGATTCTATCGACGGGTAAAAGGGCAATATGTTGAGTGTGAATCTAGTTTGGCTTTTCCTTTAATATCCGTTAACGTTAATGAAATGAGCCGATTTCTCCAGCAGAGTAAGACAATGGGAGAAATTGCGCTGTTGAAAGCGTTTCGTGCTTGGGTGAGAGAAAATTTATAA
- a CDS encoding SufS family cysteine desulfurase codes for MTITQEKTLAAIVRSDFPILQEKVHDKPLIYLDSAATSQKPLAVLNALQNYYERDNANVHRGAHALSVRATEAYESARDKVAAFINAASRNEIVFTRNASESINLVAYSWGLNTLQPGDEIILSVMEHHSNIVPWQIIAQKTGAVLKYVELTETQEFDLEQFKSLISEKTKLVGIVHVSNTLGCINPVKEICAIAHQYGAKVLIDACQSVPHTPIDVQGMDCDWLVASGHKMCAPTGIGFLYGKLDLLLEMPPFMGGGEMIAEVFLDYSTYAELPHKFEAGTPAIGEAIALGAAVDYLMGIGMDKIHAYEEELTAYLFQQLRDVPDLTLYGPQPTAEGKGRAALASFNVKGLASSDVSTLLDHEGVAIRSGHHCTQPLHRILEVTGSARASLYFYNTREEIDVFVRVLKETIDFFKSVME; via the coding sequence ATGACCATTACCCAAGAAAAAACCCTAGCTGCTATCGTCCGTTCTGACTTTCCCATTTTGCAGGAGAAAGTTCACGATAAACCGTTAATTTATCTTGATAGTGCTGCCACCTCTCAGAAGCCGTTGGCGGTGCTTAATGCGCTGCAAAACTACTATGAAAGGGACAATGCCAACGTCCACCGAGGCGCTCATGCGCTGAGTGTCCGCGCCACAGAAGCGTATGAGTCAGCGCGGGATAAGGTGGCGGCGTTTATAAATGCGGCGTCGCGGAATGAGATTGTGTTTACCCGGAATGCCTCAGAATCAATTAACTTGGTGGCGTATAGCTGGGGATTAAATACGTTGCAGCCAGGGGATGAAATCATTCTCTCGGTGATGGAACATCACAGCAACATTGTTCCCTGGCAAATCATTGCCCAGAAGACGGGAGCGGTGTTGAAGTATGTGGAACTGACGGAAACTCAGGAGTTTGATTTAGAACAGTTTAAGTCTCTGATTTCTGAGAAGACAAAGTTAGTGGGTATTGTCCATGTCTCGAATACCCTGGGATGTATTAACCCCGTCAAAGAGATTTGTGCGATCGCACATCAGTATGGCGCTAAGGTATTGATTGATGCTTGCCAATCTGTCCCTCATACACCCATTGATGTCCAGGGGATGGATTGTGACTGGTTAGTGGCGTCGGGTCACAAAATGTGTGCGCCCACAGGGATTGGTTTTTTGTATGGCAAGTTAGATTTGCTGCTAGAAATGCCCCCGTTTATGGGTGGGGGTGAGATGATTGCGGAAGTCTTTCTCGACTATTCCACCTATGCCGAATTACCCCATAAATTTGAAGCTGGAACTCCTGCGATTGGGGAAGCGATCGCGCTGGGTGCGGCGGTAGACTATTTAATGGGGATTGGTATGGATAAAATCCATGCTTATGAGGAGGAATTGACGGCGTATCTATTCCAGCAGTTACGGGATGTTCCTGATTTGACTCTGTATGGTCCCCAACCCACAGCAGAGGGGAAGGGAAGGGCGGCTTTGGCATCATTTAATGTGAAGGGATTAGCATCGAGTGATGTGTCTACTCTATTAGACCATGAAGGGGTAGCAATTCGTTCCGGTCATCATTGTACGCAACCGTTGCATCGTATTTTAGAGGTAACGGGTTCGGCGCGGGCGAGTTTGTATTTTTACAATACACGGGAAGAGATTGATGTTTTTGTTCGGGTGTTGAAAGAGACGATTGATTTTTTTAAGAGTGTGATGGAGTAG